DNA sequence from the Streptomyces sp. NBC_01264 genome:
GCCATACGCGCTCTACCCGTGGTACTGAAATTCTCCCACCCGCTCACCGGGCGGTCACATCTGGCCGCACACCGCCGTGCGCCGCTCAAGCACTGCCGGTCCGACGCCGATGTGCGGGGTAGTCACCCGCTGGACCGAACGGATCACGAGGAGCCGCCGTGACGAGGATGGACCCGTTCACCGATGTGCTCGACGGCCCCATGTACGTGGTCACGGCCGCGGCCGGGGGCGTGCGGGCGGGCTGCCTGGTGGGGTTCGCCTCGCAGTGCTCGATCCACCCGCCACGGTTCGTCGTCTGGCTGTCTACCGCCAACCACACCTACCGGGTCGCCTGCGAGGCCTCGTATGTCACCGTGCACGCACTGCTCCGTGAGCAGCGGGCGCTCGCGGAGCTCTTCGGCGGCGAGACGGGCGACCGGGTGGACAAGTTCGCGCGGGCCGCCTGGCGACAGGGAGAGGCCGGAAGTCCAGTCCTGACGGAGGTCCGCACCTGGTTCACCGGCCGCGTCGAGGGGCGGATCGAGGGTGGCGACCACGTGGGCTTCCTGCTGGCCCCCGCCAGCCAGTGCAAGCCCAGCCGGGGCACCCCGCCCGCGCTGCTCCGCTACAGCGATGTCCGGGACCTGGAGCCCGGGCATCCGGCTTGACGCCCGTCCACGCAGCGTGCAGCGCGAGTCCGCGGGGGACGACGGCCCGAGGGGGTCACACGGCAGGAAACCCGACCCGGCGAAGAGGACGGACACTATGACGCGCAGTCGCGCCGATGCCCGGATCAGATATCCCCGGCACGAGAGGCGTGGGGAGGCCCGGCTGCCTGCCGTGATCGCGACCGTCGTGGCGATCGGGCTCTACCAGGTCCTGCCGCAGCAGCTTCTGCTCGGACCCCGCTATGTGCTGCTCGCCCTGGAACTGCTGCTCCTTGTGCCGTTGATCGCGATCAATCCCAGACGGCTCACGCGCCAGACCAGGCTCTCCCGTGCCCTGTCCCTGACCCTCGTCCTGGTCATCGCGGCAAGCAATCTGGTCTCCCTGGGGATCCTGATCCACGCCCTGGTCTCGACCGGGGTGAAGGAGGGGGCTCCCTCTTGACGGCCGCGTTCCAGGTGTGGCTGACCAACATCATCGTCTTCGGCCTGGCCTACTGGGAACTGGACCGGGGCGGCCCCGTCAGCCGAACCCAAGCTCCGCGCGCCGACTTGCCGTTGGCGGACTTCCGGTTCTCCCAGGACGAGAACGACGACGCCGTCCAGGAGGTCGCGGACGGCTCCAGCGTCAAGTCCGACTGGGTGCCCACCTTGATGGACTACCTGTATGTGTCCGTCACCAATTCAACCGCCTTCAGCCCGACCGACACCATGCCGCTGTCCACCCGCGCCAAGCTCATGATGAGCGTGCAGAGCGTCGCCGCTCTGATGACCTCACTCCTCGTCATCGCCCGCGCGGTGAGCATCCTGCACTAGGCATGTCCCGAGTTCTGCGGGCCGTAACGGGCCGGGCAGGTCACCGCAGCGGCAAGGGGGTGCGCAGTGTGGTGCGCCCCTGGTCCCAGGCGTCGCGGATGTGGGCGGCCAGGCGGTCTTCCAGCAGGACGGTCGCCGCGCAGCCGAAGGCGATGTCGGGTTCCAGGGCGGGTTCGTCGGCAAGGAGGCCGCCGATGACCTCGTGGCGTACGACCTGTTCGTGGACGGCGTCGGCTTCGACGTGTTCGGTGTAGAAGTGTTCGGCGGCCGGTCCCGCTTCGCAGCGTCGCATTGCTTTGGCGAGGCGGCGGGAGCCGGGTGAGGAAGTGACCTCCACGCAGGCGAAGTGCCCGACGAGGGCGCCGCGCAGGGCCCGGTGCAAGCCGAAGAGGGACATCAGGTTGACAGTCGCGAGAAGTGGCGCGGGGGCCTGGTCAAGGTAGCGGCCGTACGTCGGGTCCAGGCCGAGGTCGGTCATGAGGTCGGCGAAGAGCCGGGCGTGGATGCGGTCGGGGTGGCCGGCGCCGAACTCGTCGTACTCGATGGCCACCATCGCGGCCTTGGCCCGGCCGGTCAGCCGCGGGATGACCCAGACGTGCGGGTCGGCCTCCTTGAGGTGATAGAGGGAGCGCAGCGCCGCGTACTCGCGCAACTGCCACAGTTCGCCTTCGGTTTCGAGGTGATGGCTGACGCTTTCGGTCAGGTCAACGGGTTCGACGAGGGGCGGGGCGAAGGCCTCCTCGACGGAGCGGGGGGCGTCGCGGAGCTCGGTGCGCAGTGCGTGGAGGAACCGGGTTTCCAGGGCTTGGCGCAGGCGCAGGAGGTCCGGGTCCCATTCGCGTTCGTCTTTGACGCCTTCGAAGCCCCGGTAGTGCAGCTCGTAGAGGAGGTAGAGGGCGAGCTGGAGGTCTTCGCCCCAGGGATCGGCCTTCAGGACCGACCCGGTCGCGTACTCCGGTGGCAGGCCGGTGCGCAGGGCGTCCCTGACGGCCTCCGACAGCTCGCCCCGCCCCTGGACGAGGGCGGGGCCGACGGTGGCTGTGCTGCTGCCGGTAGGGGTCATGGGGAGTTCCTGTCATCGGGGGATGCATCGGCTCGCTCGCGGGGGCGGTGGCTGGTGTCGCACCAGGGATACGTGCGGCTGCGCAGGCAGGTGCACACCGCGACCATGAACCGGTCGGACCGGGCGACTGTCCCGTCGTCCAGGACGATCTCCACCGGGCCTTCGACCAGGACCGGGCCGTGCGGATCCGTGGCTACGCGGCGTGCCGGGCCGCAGCGAGCGCGGGCGGCGCTTTCAGAGGTGCTGGGCACGGATGATCACCAGCTCTTCCCATTCCTCGCCGTCGTCCGCCAGTCCTTGGTCCTCCAGCCAGGCCCGCCTGGAGCGCAGGATCGGCCCCCACGGTACGGAGGCCCGCGCCGTCACCTGCGCGGACAGCCCGGCTCGTTCCAGGTGGTCCACTGTGGTGTCCGCTCCGCACATCTGCGAGTGCACCATCAGCAGGACGCCGCCGGGGCGCAGCAGGGCCGGTGCACTCGTACAGATCCGGTCGATGAGGTCGCGTCCTTCGGGGCCTGCGTCCCAGGCCCGCTCCGCACCGCGTGACGGCAGCAGGGCGCGGGGGGAGGTCGATCGGGGGATTCCCCGAACCACGCTGACACGAAACGTCACCAGCCGCACCATTTGAGTCACCGTGCGTGATGAGTGGGTCGCGGCCCCGGCCCGTCGTGTCGGCAGGCGCACGCTCCTCCGCGGCGTGAGGATGAGGCCGCACAGCCCCTTCACCCCGACCGGCAGGAGCCTGTCATGCTCGAGCGCACGCTTCGCAAGGACACCACCGAGGTCACCTTCATCCTTCCCGCCGACACCCCACCAGGGCCGGTCAGCGTGGTCGGGGACTTCAACGAGTGGCAGCCTGGCGCTCACACCCTCACGCCGCGCAAGGACGGCAAGAGGGCGGTCACCGTGACACTGCCGGCCAAGACCACGCACTCCTTCCGCTATCTGGCAGCCGGCGACTACTGGTTCAACGACGAGAGCGCAGGCGACCGGGAGGGCCCCAACAGCCGCCTCCACACCTGAGGCCGCAGCCGACCCCCGCCTGCCAGCGTCGCCCCAGTCCCAGTCCTGACAGGCGGGCGCGAGCTGCCGCGCGGCGGGAGAGGCGGACCTCCTCGGTGTCGAGGGAAGCGCCCTCGCTTCATACCAGTCCTTCGCCTGCCCGCGCAGGACTGTGGCGAGCTGAGCCTGGATGGCCCGCTCCCGAGCCGAGTCAACTGCCGCTTGCCACCGGACCTTCCGGTCCCCCTTGGCCCGCTCCTCGTCGATCCGGCGTTGGGCGGCCTCCCCCGCGCGGACCTCCACCTCCCGCAGGATCACGCCGAGAATGTCCTCCAGCCTCCACCGCTTCCGGTCGGCCCACTTGCCCTGACGGCCCGAACGGCTACGGGGAAGCTCGATCGTCAGGCTCTGCGCCCGCTCCGGATCTACGGACTGCGGAGACTCCTGCTTGATCGTCACCGTGTACGTGAAGTCGCCGACGCCCAGGTCCACCTCGCCCTGACGCCGGGAGTTGCGGGAGGGGATGTACGCACCACGGGACGAATAGGGCCGATTCCGGTAGTGCTCCGCCACC
Encoded proteins:
- a CDS encoding isoamylase early set domain-containing protein — its product is MLERTLRKDTTEVTFILPADTPPGPVSVVGDFNEWQPGAHTLTPRKDGKRAVTVTLPAKTTHSFRYLAAGDYWFNDESAGDREGPNSRLHT
- a CDS encoding iron-containing redox enzyme family protein is translated as MTPTGSSTATVGPALVQGRGELSEAVRDALRTGLPPEYATGSVLKADPWGEDLQLALYLLYELHYRGFEGVKDEREWDPDLLRLRQALETRFLHALRTELRDAPRSVEEAFAPPLVEPVDLTESVSHHLETEGELWQLREYAALRSLYHLKEADPHVWVIPRLTGRAKAAMVAIEYDEFGAGHPDRIHARLFADLMTDLGLDPTYGRYLDQAPAPLLATVNLMSLFGLHRALRGALVGHFACVEVTSSPGSRRLAKAMRRCEAGPAAEHFYTEHVEADAVHEQVVRHEVIGGLLADEPALEPDIAFGCAATVLLEDRLAAHIRDAWDQGRTTLRTPLPLR
- a CDS encoding CDGSH iron-sulfur domain-containing protein; translation: MPSTSESAARARCGPARRVATDPHGPVLVEGPVEIVLDDGTVARSDRFMVAVCTCLRSRTYPWCDTSHRPRERADASPDDRNSP
- a CDS encoding flavin reductase family protein — translated: MTRMDPFTDVLDGPMYVVTAAAGGVRAGCLVGFASQCSIHPPRFVVWLSTANHTYRVACEASYVTVHALLREQRALAELFGGETGDRVDKFARAAWRQGEAGSPVLTEVRTWFTGRVEGRIEGGDHVGFLLAPASQCKPSRGTPPALLRYSDVRDLEPGHPA